One window of Cydia pomonella isolate Wapato2018A chromosome 5, ilCydPomo1, whole genome shotgun sequence genomic DNA carries:
- the LOC133518366 gene encoding uncharacterized protein LOC133518366 has translation MSPVASLLSFAALFAVSKAVVTPVEESGPCAKFIMDITSVNGRFYNGIDEVKFQFEANNNEVLHSVRNTCKELGSEVAKQIVEACNEDYHVKTKPKLAPLGDEILSPVYATCEGLADCGPIVIHVTQVCDHLMLLAKR, from the exons ATGTCACCGGTTGCCTCGCTGCTTTCGTTTGCGGCACTATTCGCTGTCTCCAAAGCCGTCGTTACTCCTGTAGAAGAAAGCGGGCCATGCGCTAAATTCATAATGG ACATTACTTCAGTGAATGGGCGCTTCTATAATGGTATTGACGAGGTCAAGTTCCAGTTTGAAGCAAATAACAATGAAGTACTGCACAGTGTTAGAAAC ACCTGCAAAGAACTAGGCTCAGAAGTGGCCAAGCAGATAGTGGAGGCGTGCAATGAAGACTACCATGTTAAGACAAAGCCAAAACTGGCCCCGCTGGGTGACGAGATTTTGTCACCGGTGTATGCGACCTGTGAGGGCTTAGCAGATTGTGGGCCCATAGTCATCCACGTCACGCAGGTGTGCGATCACCTAATGCTTCTTGCGAAACGTTGA
- the LOC133518365 gene encoding uncharacterized protein LOC133518365: MSPLARSLLALAALFVAVDTSVWDPYGHEQGCAGFNMAVIVAVEPQQQVKFDITVPTNENVHNIPDNCSKIGGVVQFQKVEVCNAYRGLTSSPRKAPKVNYMGENTLSPIYASCEGAAECGPLVIHVNQACNPRPLIAHL; this comes from the exons atgtCGCCGCTCGCCCGCTCGCTGCTCGCGCTCGCCGCGCTCTTCGTCGCCGTTGACACAAGTGTCTGGGATCCTTACGGACACGAACAGGGCTGTGCTGGATTTAACATGG CGGTTATTGTTGCTGTCGAGCCCCAGCAGCAAGTAAAATTTGACATAACAGTCCCTACAAATGAAAACGTACACAATATACCCGAC AATTGCTCCAAAATCGGTGGGGTAGTTCAGTTCCAGAAAGTGGAAGTATGCAACGCTTACAGAGGTCTGACGTCATCACCAAGAAAAGCACCTAAAGTCAATTATATGGGAGAAAATACCTTATCACCAATATATGCGTCTTGCGAAGGCGCTGCCGAGTGCGGGCCTCTTGTGATCCATGTTAACCAGGCATGCAACCCCAGGCCTCTTATTGCACACCTTTGA